gcctaattattgtgaatttccatgattttggcacagtgtaggtgtctaggatatataattaattaggcttttttaggtacagtatgtatttatttagcctatttatcttctactgttacctcgatcctgtgcttaaataatgttacacttttataatatgactacactatcttcttggcttttattttgacatgtttgccttcacttcctggtcacgtgactgccgttctccgctcctcgattcaaaagagaaaatgacagaaagaaacttgaagaaactaaatcggatcgtttttttaatttgtttttttcgtttttcgtttggaaacaaaaaacaaacagagcaccacgtgattccgtttttcgtttgtggtttaaaacgaaaaaacgaaaaacccacgtgacttccgttcttcaattcaaaacgaataatgagaaaaggaattcgcaaaaacaaacaaacggcccggtttgggttcgtttttcactttttgattcagaaacgaaaaaataaaaaaacgttttttcctttctgaattccaaaggaaaaacggattatccgatgatacccagacccagaccccggtttgggttcgtttttcattttttgattcagaaacgaaaaacgagaaaacggccgttttctcgtttttggtttaaaacgaaaaaataaaaaaacgttttttcctttctgaattccaaaggaaaaatggattatccgatgatacccagaccctgtttcctagcaacgcaattctgttgcaatttcgcagtaattccgttgaaatgagctaaaacggagcgtttcagtcagagggtaaatacaggcatattcaggccgacagtatgaggaaaatacagtgttttttgaacattacagcatataaacatgttctagtagaaacataaaatacaagtatgatcctgaaaatgagcacaatatgagacctttaagtatattttaatgctCATACTTTTGTAATTTTACTTGTCCTACagttcttttatttaaaaaagaagatatATTTTGCATAtcttttgatatatttttttcacattttttattttaaattttgtttttatttcttgacTTTTGTAgtacatgttttttcttttctcctgtGTTTATTGTTACACACCAAATACCAatgcaaattccttgtatgtgtaaacctacttggcaataaacctgattctgatttcaTGACCATTTGAAGATCACAGTAgttgtcatttttacacatcACATCATAAAACTggctatataaaaaaacatgattgtGATATAGCCTAATGTTTTTACAGTTGTGTTATAAATATTTGTTAAATCAATTTTATATATTGTGCCATACCACATTCATTTCCTAATTTGATTACCAAAATCTCTGTATACTTTTGTCAAAACACAAAAATCCTTGAGGAAAACTTTGATTAAAATTACTTCAAAATATTCCAACTCCCAAAACAAAACGTAGTAATATgggtatttctttcttttttttttaggttagatGGAAACATTGTATTTATAGGATTAGggttatttcatttaaaaataaacaccACAAATAATACAGAAGGATATTTCATGTCTTAATTATCTGCCAAGATGTGTGGTGTTCATATTGATGATccaaatataatgtaatttactGGCATTATTTTTTCTGTgttcttcttttatttaaaatttcATGTGAACAAGATATTGTTATTTACTTGCATAATAAAAGTTActgaataaattaattcatCCCAGCAGAAAGTAAAACAACATTCAGTGGTGCACATATAGATGCATTATTAACATGTAATTGCACAGTCAACCCTCAGTGGGATTGCACTTGTGTATCTTTTATGAGGATTTACAGCAGAAACCAGGTCAGCTGTGATAGAAACAAGCATTTTCAGCATCACCGGTCGTGCTCACACATCACTGTGATGCTGTTAGGAGTTAACTCACACATGAGATGATTTATGTAGAATTTGAATTGATAGTCAAATCATAAGTCAACAGCAGAGCCTTGAGTTTATCTTTGGACGGTTTACAGTGAGTGAACTCCATTATTCTAAACTTGTTTCCTAAAGATCTTCACTTTGTGTGCACCGAAGGATTTCTGGGTCTTGTTAGTATCTGACTGCAACCTGTGAGGGAGTTCCCCTGTAGGAAATCACTGAATTACTGTGAACATCATGTTAAATGATGATGCTCTATTTTGATGATGAGTCATGTGTGACTGTAGAGTTCAGCAGTATACAAATTATTTTTGTAGCAAACCTCTGAGCACCTTTACAAGTATATCTTAGTATAAGTAATCTATAGTAGGAAAAATctgtatattttttacatttatagaAAATAGTCAATATTTAAATGGATTTTTAATCACAGAAAAAAACTGCACTTTTCAACACAAGTCCTTTTTACACATACACTGATGCTTTGCTGCAGGTACAATTTCTACAGTACATTTTCctggttttatttttatttacaggtaacattttcaatgcaggacttttcctCGTAACGGagtattttacagtgtggtattagtactagggatgtcaatcgattcaaatatttaatcacgattaatcacatgattgtccatagttaatcacgattaattgcaaattaatcacacattttttacctgttcaaaatgtaccttaaatagggagtgggcaaatatgcttgctttatgcaaatgtatgtatttatctattactggaaatcaatcaacaacccaaaacaatgacagatattgtctagaaaccctcagaggtactgcatttagcataaaaatatgctcaaatcataacataacaatcacaacagctgtcagtgtgtcagtgtgctgacttgactatgacttgccccaaaactgcatgtgattatcataaagtgggcatgtctgtaaaggggagactcgtgggtacccatagaacccatttacattcacatatcttgaggtcagaggtcaagggacccctttgaaaatggccttatttaacctccttcacgacgagctagtatgacatggttggtaccgatggattccttaggttttctagtttcatgtgatgtcattatctctagctttaaaattgagccggctataacctccgaaagatcgattgtgttaatgcgttaaagaaatgaatggcgttaaaatgattttgtgcgttaactttgacagccttaattagtacatttacttaaagtaaaggatctgaattcCTTCCTTCCGCCACCACTGAGAATAAACACAGTATAACAGCACGTTTGGGATCTATTTTATGGAGTACAGTAAATCTATAGGTTTAAATTAACATATGAACTTGGAGGTTATGAAAATGAATGGGttggatttgctgcttttttcccccaggtGCAGAGTTACAGTTGATTTACATACAGTCATATCTGTTATTCAAAGCTTGAGTCAACTTTACAGGCTGTGACTTGTCATTGGTTAGAATTTACTGGGAGTGAACTGTTCGTACCTCCACCTTCAGAAAAGACAAATTTACACAGCTGAGACTCATCCATGAAAGGCAAATAATAGCAGTTTGTTCAGTACAGTTCATAGGAAACACTTGCTTGCAGTGACTCAGGGGGCGCTGAGGTTGGATCAGCTGCTCTCCACCAATCACATCGTCCGTGTCCCCCTTGGTACTGGACAACGGTGCCATCCCTCTCATCCTCAGCTCACATCCACCTGGCTTTCTGAAGCAGACATCTTGTTTTTCATTGCTCATATTCACAGGTAAGGTACAATTATGATGCTACTTTAACCTCATTCCTATAAATGTTCTGTTACTAACcgttaatgacttttttttcatcattcatTTGACTTGTAGAAGatattattttcctcgtacaaatgagcagtttaaaaaaaaggtactTCTACTGTTTATTCTATTATTTCTTTGGtgggtttctgtttgttttgattcTTGTATTTTGCCGTCAAACACTGGGCACACAGGAGATTTCAAACCAGCAGCTTCTTCTATGTTTTCTCTTCTGTTTTCTCACCCCAAGAGGCCTGATCTTCCTGGAGATGGCTCACCTGCCTCACAGATGCCATGGCAACTTTCCCCAAAGGCGTGCCACCCTGTTGCCACTGGTTGCCAAGTGGAGAGTACAGCTGGCACTGGAGGCCATGTCATCCGAGACTGGTTCAAATCCCACAACAACAGCAGAGGAGCCGAGCCTCCCAGCAGAACACGTAATAGCCGAAAGACAGTGTTGAAAATTAACAGTTTCATGATTGAGAAGGGCGGTTATCACAACAGCTGGATGAGTTTCACAGTGTTAAGGAAGAGGGGTATTGATACTTAATTCAACTTTTGGTTTGATGAGAATGACACTAAATCtataattattttttgaatAGCTCTGCAGTACTGGATTCTGTGAGATGGAAAAGGAGTCAAACCGGTCCTGCAAGGGAAAGACCAGAGTGGTCTCTCCTTCATCTGGGAAACCTGGAAAAGATGTATCAGCTTTATTGAAGAGAATAAGGTACAACACGGGAACACTAACAGCACAATGGGAAAATGTATTAAAGGAGACGTATCGTGCtccttttcaggttcatacttgtattttgggtttctactagaacatgtttacatactttaatgtctgtctgaatatacctgtattcaccctctgtctgaaacgctccgttttagtgcctgtctctttaaaaagtccagtctgctctgattggcttgcgataaaaatatgtttgtgacataggaaggggagccgaatctgaatggctttttgaatcacatgttttgtgatctaggcagcccacaaaaaaactgactgtttTTGGGTTGGTATAttccaaatgtatgtgcaccaGCACTGAAAAGGTGAGTgtttcatgatatgtcctctttaaaaggtaaatagtttgacatttggaaaaTTTCTTTTGAGAGGTAGATGAGATTTATACCACTTTAGCGTAGCATAAAGATTGGAAACAGCTAGCTGGGCTCTGTCTACACTTTAAAGCTCACAAATTATGTTAATTAGTGGGATGCATACATAAGTCTGTTTAACAATGGGTGTCTGCATACACAAATGTGCTTCTATGATCGTCAGCACATATTGTGCATGTGCTTTTGGGATGCGGACAGTTCGCTCAGGCCCTCAAACATACGGCCAGATGACCAACATATGTGAACAGAAAGTATAATTTGGACTTAAGTGCAATTTTAGTTTCTGCATGAGGGTCCGTGTGACGTTTGTGCAGACactataaacattttttattcaccatatctgcacctttaaaatgaaGAATTTGTGCTTTCAAAAGGAGTTACGTGAAGTAATATCATGGGGAACAACAGtattgcctggcaacctcatggTACATCATTGTGTTAAGTCATTGTTCCGCTTCGTTGTTTGCCAAGATAACAGCACATGACTCTCCCTAAAACcacatattgttgtttttacctcACTGTTTGAGTATGGGATTTAacagacaagatataacatgttgaTTAGTGTCCTTTAGAGATGCTGGTGGGTGTGTTTTTGAATCCTGGAGAGAGACAGGCTCGCTGTTTCCTCTTGTTTCCAGTCTAGGCTAATCACTTCCAAGCTCTTAAACTCCATGAAGAAAGAATAAACAAATGTAAATTGAATAAAagaaagtggtatcaatcttttcatctaactctctgaaagaaagtaaataagtaaataactACTCCCTTATTGATATTCCATGTTGGATAGTAGCCTACTCCTGATTTGGTAAATTTAGGATCTGATGAAAAAGATTTTTCCACTGACCAAGCCTTCATTTATTTCCACAGGATTCACCCAGAGGCCCAAAGGATTCTGGGTAACTCCTGCATACCTGTAGTGAGCTTGGAGCGTCTGAACTTCCGGTCCGTGTGCTTCTCATCTCTGCAGCCGGTTGTTTCTCTGGTACGACTGCCCTGCCAAACACGAGTCAAGTTACACAATGAAGCTTCCTGTTTGGATCTTCCTCCGCTGGTACAGAATGGATTCAGTCATCATGAGGCAAACATTTTGGAGGTGTCGCCTCAGTCTGATCTCAGTCAACCAGAACCTTCACCAACATCGTGGACTGAACCGTACTGTCCCGACAGCTCCCCTTCCGAGGAACCGGAGCAGGACTCAGGCTTCGACTGTGACTCTAATCCAGATCAGCTGTACATCCTGTTCGATCATGGATCCGATGAATGGGACCCGGATGGGAAAACGGAttcagaaacattttatttGGATCCGGATCGTGAGCAGACATTGTTGATCGAACTGGATCCAGAACCGGAAGCAGATCGGGATGAAACCCTGGAGCTGGAGGATGAAGTAGTTCAAATGGACGATAGTGAAGATCAAAGACCTGATCTTTGCAGctcacaggaggaggaggaggaggaggaggaggactcaTCCGCGCAGAAACCTGGACCTGGATCAGGGCCCGAGGAGATGGAGAGTGAAGATTTTTGTGCTGTGTGTCTGAACGGAGGAGATCTGCTCTGCTGCGACCGCTGCCCTAAAGTTTACCACTTGGACTGTCACATACCTCCACTCATCAACTTCCCACTGTAAGTGCTGTAAGGACACCCAGTACGAGCACACTATCCTTTATCTGCTACACCAGCTCAGTCGCACAACAGTtcttgaaatagtcacgaaattcaatctatttgatttgtgtacgtAGACACACCTTTGACATGTGTCATAAACaaatatcaggctttggctgcACAGACAATACTTGTTTGTGGGATACATTCATTTGGTTTTGGTCGTTTTACGTGATTTGTTAGCAACGATAACAAGGTTTACATTGTTTTTAAATCTCTAAATCATGAAGTAATGGAGGTCCTGTGTCTGCTACAGAGGTGACTGGGTTTGTACGCTGTGCAGAACTGACCATGAACCTGTGGAGACCTACGACTGTGAGAACAAGCACTCCCGCGGGGGAGTCAAAGCTCCGTACACACTGACTAACCAGGACCAGAGGGTGAGCTGCGGGATCGGTTTAACCCTTATCAAATCTGTAAAagctgttcatttatttattttgttataacCTAAAAGAAAGCAGGAAAGCAGTTTCTGGTGGTCAAACAGTCATCAAATTGATATAGTGTACCAAAAGTAAAGCAATCATTAATTcaagtcagaaaaaaatggacacaacattgttttttcttttttacactaGCATAATCACTAGTATAGAGTTGTTTCCAAGACTCTTGATATAGTATCAGACCAATGAGTAGATGAACATATGTTTTATAgtgactgtgtatgtgtgtgtgtgtgtgtgtgtgtgtgtgtgtgtgtgtgtgtgtgtgtgtgtgtgtgt
The nucleotide sequence above comes from Sebastes fasciatus isolate fSebFas1 chromosome 4, fSebFas1.pri, whole genome shotgun sequence. Encoded proteins:
- the LOC141767119 gene encoding uncharacterized protein LOC141767119 isoform X2, whose translation is MEKESNRSCKGKTRVVSPSSGKPGKDVSALLKRIRIHPEAQRILGNSCIPVVSLERLNFRSVCFSSLQPVVSLVRLPCQTRVKLHNEASCLDLPPLVQNGFSHHEANILEVSPQSDLSQPEPSPTSWTEPYCPDSSPSEEPEQDSGFDCDSNPDQLYILFDHGSDEWDPDGKTDSETFYLDPDREQTLLIELDPEPEADRDETLELEDEVVQMDDSEDQRPDLCSSQEEEEEEEEDSSAQKPGPGSGPEEMESEDFCAVCLNGGDLLCCDRCPKVYHLDCHIPPLINFPLGDWVCTLCRTDHEPVETYDCENKHSRGGVKAPYTLTNQDQRRCEKLTLLLYHHTLSAPFHEPVSTLARNYYQIIKRPIDLSVIRRKLDKSNTLHYFTAEQFVDDVLLMFKNCATFNYPDSEVAQAGRSLELFFLSKLKEIFPERTFPTASQDRTDSARLRWLSRKRKENHRKRRFVFSGKGYYL
- the LOC141767119 gene encoding uncharacterized protein LOC141767119 isoform X1 — protein: MSSLKKRYFYCLFYYFFGGFLFVLILVFCRQTLGTQEISNQQLLLCFLFCFLTPRGLIFLEMAHLPHRCHGNFPQRRATLLPLVAKWRVQLALEAMSSETGSNPTTTAEEPSLPAEHLCSTGFCEMEKESNRSCKGKTRVVSPSSGKPGKDVSALLKRIRIHPEAQRILGNSCIPVVSLERLNFRSVCFSSLQPVVSLVRLPCQTRVKLHNEASCLDLPPLVQNGFSHHEANILEVSPQSDLSQPEPSPTSWTEPYCPDSSPSEEPEQDSGFDCDSNPDQLYILFDHGSDEWDPDGKTDSETFYLDPDREQTLLIELDPEPEADRDETLELEDEVVQMDDSEDQRPDLCSSQEEEEEEEEDSSAQKPGPGSGPEEMESEDFCAVCLNGGDLLCCDRCPKVYHLDCHIPPLINFPLGDWVCTLCRTDHEPVETYDCENKHSRGGVKAPYTLTNQDQRRCEKLTLLLYHHTLSAPFHEPVSTLARNYYQIIKRPIDLSVIRRKLDKSNTLHYFTAEQFVDDVLLMFKNCATFNYPDSEVAQAGRSLELFFLSKLKEIFPERTFPTASQDRTDSARLRWLSRKRKENHRKRRFVFSGKGYYL